A stretch of Aureispira sp. CCB-E DNA encodes these proteins:
- a CDS encoding bile acid:sodium symporter family protein, whose translation MGIDSVQITFDDNTQFILKLVLGFIIFGVALDIKVIDFKRVLKNPKAVLIGLSLQFVAFPALTFLMIWGTSQFAPTIFYPSVALGMLLLAACPGGNMSNFFTHLAKGNTALSVSMSAISTIAALIMTPFNFSFWGALLPSTHTLLSELSIDPLDMLMTITLLLGIPLTVGMLIAHYKKELASRIKKPMKYFSILFFVVLIIGALLANFETFINYIGTFAIVVFIQNSLALTLGYWGAKGAGLSHDDSKTVSLEVGIQNSGLGLILFFQYFEHLGGMGIIVAWWGVWHMISGLTLAWYWQRKSRKELDALTRLNQTN comes from the coding sequence ATGGGGATTGATAGCGTACAAATAACCTTTGATGACAACACACAATTTATATTAAAACTCGTTTTGGGTTTTATTATATTTGGAGTGGCACTTGATATTAAGGTGATCGATTTTAAACGTGTTCTAAAGAATCCCAAAGCAGTGTTAATCGGTTTGAGTTTGCAGTTTGTCGCTTTTCCTGCACTAACGTTTTTAATGATATGGGGAACGAGTCAATTTGCTCCAACAATCTTCTATCCAAGTGTGGCTTTGGGGATGTTACTGCTGGCAGCTTGCCCTGGAGGAAATATGTCTAATTTCTTTACACATTTAGCAAAAGGCAATACAGCTCTATCTGTAAGCATGTCTGCTATTTCTACCATAGCAGCTTTGATAATGACTCCGTTTAATTTTTCTTTTTGGGGTGCCTTACTTCCAAGTACCCATACGTTGTTATCAGAATTGTCTATTGATCCGTTGGATATGTTAATGACCATTACATTGTTGCTGGGCATCCCGTTAACGGTGGGAATGCTCATCGCTCATTATAAAAAAGAGTTGGCAAGCCGTATCAAAAAGCCAATGAAGTATTTTTCTATTCTATTTTTTGTCGTTCTAATCATTGGCGCTTTATTGGCTAATTTTGAAACCTTTATCAACTATATTGGAACATTTGCTATTGTTGTTTTTATACAGAATAGCTTGGCGTTGACATTGGGGTATTGGGGCGCTAAAGGTGCAGGATTAAGTCACGATGATAGTAAAACAGTATCGTTAGAAGTTGGTATTCAAAATTCTGGTTTGGGGCTAATTTTGTTTTTTCAATATTTTGAGCATCTTGGAGGAATGGGAATTATTGTAGCATGGTGGGGTGTATGGCATATGATTTCAGGCTTGACGCTAGCATGGTATTGGCAAAGAAAATCGAGGAAGGAATTGGACGCATTAACTAGATTAAATCAAACAAACTAA
- a CDS encoding SDR family oxidoreductase, with translation MQRILITGALGYLGQIVLKRLHSDLKKGNIEALVAMDVKEANPKQRLKGVVYIQADIRDKDLWKHLATTKITSVIHLAAIIDSQASSRAFQYEVDVLGTQNILDACLKVGAQRIVISSSGAAYGYHADNPSWLKESDPLRGNEIFAYSAHKRQVEAMLAEYRQRHPNFEQVVFRVCTILGASTQNLITNLFDKKRILGIKNHLSPYVFVWDEDVATCMHKAVFSTQTGIYNLAGDGAITNADLAKILGKPYWAIPARWLRLGLKMGRRLGWTKYGPDQILFIQYRPVLDNRKLKEEFGYIPQKTSLETFLYYLEAKKMRKGSIDEIKVLLPNY, from the coding sequence ATGCAGCGAATACTTATCACAGGGGCTTTGGGCTATCTAGGTCAGATTGTATTAAAGCGTCTTCACAGTGATTTAAAGAAGGGGAACATAGAGGCATTGGTTGCAATGGATGTCAAAGAAGCTAATCCTAAACAACGGTTGAAAGGTGTTGTGTATATTCAAGCAGATATTAGGGACAAAGACCTCTGGAAACATTTGGCGACAACAAAGATTACTAGTGTTATTCACTTGGCTGCAATTATTGATTCTCAAGCTAGTTCTAGAGCATTTCAATACGAAGTAGATGTTTTGGGAACTCAAAATATTTTAGATGCTTGCCTAAAAGTTGGTGCTCAACGAATTGTTATTAGTTCGAGTGGTGCGGCATATGGTTATCATGCCGATAATCCTAGTTGGCTAAAAGAAAGTGATCCCCTTCGAGGCAATGAAATTTTTGCCTATTCTGCTCACAAAAGGCAAGTAGAAGCAATGTTAGCAGAATATAGACAGCGACACCCCAATTTTGAGCAGGTCGTATTTAGGGTTTGTACGATTTTGGGCGCAAGTACTCAAAATTTGATTACCAATCTTTTTGATAAGAAACGAATATTGGGGATCAAGAACCACCTTAGTCCTTATGTCTTCGTATGGGATGAGGATGTAGCAACTTGTATGCACAAAGCTGTTTTTTCTACTCAAACGGGTATTTATAATTTAGCGGGTGATGGAGCTATTACAAATGCTGATTTAGCAAAAATTTTAGGCAAGCCCTATTGGGCAATTCCTGCCCGTTGGTTAAGGTTGGGATTGAAGATGGGGCGTCGATTGGGCTGGACGAAGTATGGTCCCGATCAGATTTTATTCATTCAGTATCGACCCGTTCTAGATAATAGAAAGTTGAAGGAAGAGTTTGGTTATATTCCTCAAAAAACATCGTTAGAAACTTTTTTGTATTACTTGGAGGCTAAAAAAATGCGTAAGGGCAGTATAGATGAAATAAAGGTGCTGCTTCCTAATTACTAA